The proteins below come from a single Paraburkholderia flagellata genomic window:
- a CDS encoding branched-chain amino acid ABC transporter permease has protein sequence MEFLTISLLNGIGYGLLLFMLSSGLTLIFSMMGVLNFAHASFYMLGAYFAYTIASKMGFWPALVVAPVLVACVGALVERFGLRAVHKYGHVAELLFTFGLSYLIVEGVKLVWGLAAVPYAIPPELNGALFKVYTSEFPKYRAFMMLISIAMLAALYLVLTRTRIGLVIQASLTHPEMVEALGHNVQRVFMLVFGGGAALAGLAGVIGGNAFVTSPSMAESVGTIVFVIAVVGGMGSLPGAFIASLLIGIMQTFAVTIDASLSDLLSLAGVTVTDSTALSSLWRMPVSQVAPILPYLLMVLMMILRPRGLLGKREG, from the coding sequence GTGGAATTCCTGACCATCTCTCTCTTGAACGGCATCGGCTATGGGCTGCTGCTGTTCATGCTCTCATCGGGCCTCACCTTGATTTTCAGCATGATGGGCGTGCTCAACTTCGCGCACGCCAGCTTTTACATGCTGGGGGCCTACTTCGCCTACACCATTGCCAGCAAGATGGGCTTCTGGCCTGCCCTGGTAGTGGCGCCCGTGCTCGTTGCCTGTGTCGGCGCGCTCGTCGAGCGTTTCGGCTTGCGTGCCGTGCACAAGTACGGGCACGTAGCGGAATTGCTGTTCACCTTCGGCCTGTCGTATCTGATCGTGGAGGGCGTCAAGCTGGTCTGGGGACTCGCCGCGGTGCCGTACGCCATTCCGCCCGAACTGAACGGGGCGCTGTTCAAGGTGTACACGTCGGAATTTCCGAAGTATCGCGCTTTCATGATGCTGATCTCGATCGCGATGCTCGCGGCGCTGTATCTCGTGTTGACGCGCACGCGCATCGGCCTCGTCATTCAGGCGTCGCTCACGCACCCGGAAATGGTCGAGGCGCTCGGCCACAACGTGCAGCGCGTGTTCATGCTGGTGTTCGGCGGCGGCGCCGCGCTGGCGGGCTTAGCCGGCGTGATCGGCGGCAACGCGTTCGTCACGTCGCCTTCGATGGCCGAGTCGGTGGGGACCATCGTATTCGTGATCGCCGTGGTGGGCGGCATGGGCTCGCTGCCGGGCGCGTTCATCGCGTCGCTGCTGATCGGCATCATGCAGACCTTCGCCGTCACGATCGATGCTTCGCTCTCCGATCTGCTCTCGCTTGCCGGCGTGACGGTGACGGACAGCACGGCGCTCTCGTCGCTGTGGCGCATGCCGGTATCGCAGGTCGCACCGATTCTGCCTTACCTGCTGATGGTGCTCATGATGATCCTGCGACCGCGCGGGTTGCTCGGCAAGCGGGAGGGCTGA
- a CDS encoding branched-chain amino acid ABC transporter substrate-binding protein → MRMLRSLLVGAVVSSALVAGAAQAETVKIAFIDPLSGLMASLGTNQLHSWQYTAEFANEHNWANGTKFEVVGFDNKLSPQESLTVLSQAADQGIRYIVQGNGSSVGLALEDAVAKYNSRNPGKEIVYLNYAAVDPAMTNARCDYWHFRFDANADMKMDALTTFLARDKDIKKVYLINQDYSFGHDVSRVAREDLKNKRPDIVIVGDDFHPLARVKDFSPYATKIKASGADTVITGNWGSDLALLVKASKDAGVTSNFYTYYAGTTGVPTAMGASGADHVKYVGVFGPNTANNPPVVGQIIEGFKKKYNDDYYLATAYAAIEMLSKAMNATKSTDPVKVAKALEGMTVDGMNGPVTMRAADHQAQQSLVIATWIKADGKTVKYDQENTGYGWRTDVQLGPTAATQPTTCQMKRPG, encoded by the coding sequence ATGAGGATGTTGCGCTCGTTGCTGGTTGGTGCGGTTGTATCGTCAGCGTTGGTAGCAGGGGCCGCGCAAGCGGAGACTGTCAAGATTGCCTTCATCGATCCGCTGTCCGGCTTGATGGCATCTCTCGGAACGAATCAGTTGCACAGCTGGCAATACACGGCCGAATTCGCCAATGAGCATAACTGGGCAAACGGCACGAAGTTCGAGGTGGTGGGATTCGACAACAAGCTTTCACCGCAGGAAAGCCTGACCGTGCTGAGTCAGGCCGCCGACCAGGGCATTCGCTATATCGTGCAGGGTAATGGGTCGTCGGTAGGCCTCGCGCTGGAGGATGCGGTCGCCAAGTACAACTCGCGTAATCCGGGCAAGGAAATCGTCTATCTGAACTACGCCGCGGTGGATCCGGCCATGACCAACGCCCGCTGCGACTACTGGCACTTCCGCTTCGACGCGAACGCCGACATGAAGATGGATGCGCTCACCACGTTCCTCGCCCGCGACAAGGACATCAAGAAGGTCTACCTCATCAATCAGGACTACTCGTTTGGTCACGACGTCTCGCGCGTGGCGCGCGAGGACCTGAAGAACAAGCGCCCGGATATCGTGATCGTCGGCGACGATTTTCATCCGCTCGCGCGCGTGAAGGACTTCTCGCCTTACGCCACCAAGATCAAGGCATCCGGCGCCGATACGGTGATCACGGGCAACTGGGGCAGCGACCTCGCGCTGCTCGTCAAGGCCAGCAAGGACGCGGGCGTGACGTCCAACTTCTATACCTATTACGCAGGCACGACCGGCGTGCCGACGGCCATGGGCGCGTCCGGCGCCGACCACGTGAAATACGTGGGCGTGTTCGGCCCGAACACGGCGAACAACCCGCCGGTGGTTGGCCAGATCATCGAGGGATTCAAGAAGAAGTACAACGACGACTACTACCTGGCGACGGCCTATGCCGCCATCGAAATGTTGAGCAAGGCAATGAACGCAACGAAGTCGACCGATCCCGTCAAGGTGGCCAAGGCCCTGGAAGGCATGACGGTCGACGGCATGAACGGTCCGGTGACGATGCGCGCCGCCGATCACCAGGCGCAGCAGTCGCTCGTGATCGCGACATGGATCAAGGCGGACGGCAAAACGGTAAAGTACGACCAGGAGAACACCGGCTATGGCTGGCGCACCGACGTCCAGCTTGGGCCGACCGCGGCAACGCAGCCGACCACTTGCCAGATGAAGCGCCCGGGCTGA
- a CDS encoding helix-turn-helix domain-containing protein, with translation MKAAYEHVDFGSSCSVRVYHRRLPRIPFEWHHHPEYELTLTMNSQGKRYIGDSVTVYGADDLVLVPPDMPHTWSSNRSIDPADSQVAVVIWFEGNWVQRLADVCPEYASLRNLLRRAACGLVFEEGAGAHMRGYLDRLLSAQPRERLAAVLDILVWLTDLPATQLATPSAFEGRVGASSGYEPEQLNRVLALIETQFSQPLRLSALAKAAGLSERTLTRHFVQHTGESVGQYIARVRIGHACRMLTDTQMPVSVIAARSGFPNAANFNRQFKATKALTPVAYRQQFTLAKRAEDHVAPSLTERSPSLELARRTTSGKPRLRRA, from the coding sequence ATGAAAGCAGCGTACGAGCACGTCGACTTCGGCAGCAGCTGTTCGGTGCGGGTTTACCACCGGCGCTTGCCGCGCATTCCATTCGAGTGGCATCACCACCCGGAATACGAACTCACGCTGACGATGAACAGCCAGGGCAAGCGTTATATCGGCGACTCGGTCACCGTTTATGGCGCCGACGATCTCGTCCTCGTCCCGCCGGACATGCCGCACACCTGGTCGTCCAATCGCTCGATCGACCCGGCGGACTCGCAGGTGGCCGTCGTCATCTGGTTCGAAGGCAACTGGGTGCAGCGCCTCGCCGACGTTTGCCCCGAATATGCGAGCCTGCGCAACCTGTTGCGTCGCGCGGCCTGCGGACTGGTTTTCGAAGAAGGCGCCGGAGCGCATATGCGCGGCTATCTGGACCGTCTATTGTCGGCGCAGCCGCGTGAGCGTCTGGCTGCCGTGCTGGATATCCTGGTCTGGTTGACCGATTTGCCTGCCACCCAGCTAGCGACGCCCAGCGCGTTCGAGGGCCGCGTTGGCGCATCGTCAGGCTATGAGCCTGAGCAGTTGAACCGCGTTCTCGCGCTGATCGAAACGCAGTTCTCGCAACCGTTGCGGCTTTCGGCGCTCGCCAAGGCTGCGGGTCTTTCTGAGCGCACGCTGACGAGGCACTTCGTGCAGCACACGGGCGAAAGCGTGGGGCAGTACATCGCGCGGGTTCGAATCGGCCATGCCTGCCGGATGTTGACCGACACGCAGATGCCCGTCTCCGTTATCGCCGCCCGGTCAGGCTTTCCCAACGCCGCGAACTTCAACCGGCAGTTCAAGGCCACAAAAGCGTTGACGCCAGTCGCGTACCGGCAGCAATTCACGCTCGCGAAGCGCGCCGAGGATCATGTTGCGCCGTCCCTTACCGAGCGCTCGCCTTCTCTCGAGCTTGCGCGGCGAACGACGAGCGGCAAGCCTCGCTTGCGCCGCGCCTGA
- a CDS encoding DUF1479 domain-containing protein, protein MALHIDDLPAAIRRAKQELRERLPNYKAVFAEVESAMQEEAHRIAQLRDRGQPVIPEIAFGDIAGNRVSAEQIALVKARGACVIRQVFDRSLVEQWDADIADYVERNDLDRKLLHRAEDKYFGQLASSKPQIYGVYWSKPQVLARQSQELTQARVFLNRLWLTESEGRVHFDPNHVPAYADRLRRRPPGSESLGLSAHCDGGSVERWIEANFRNVYRHVFSGNWRDYDAFDAAWRTDVEEIPSPAVCSMFRTFQGWTALTQQGPGDGTLQLVPIANAMVYILLRALQDDIADDDLCGAMPGRALSIKPEYHAPLFHALSSIPLMQPGDTVFWHSDVIHAVEDAHRGKGYSNVMYIASAPSCAKNDAYLARQLPSFLEGKSPPDFPTDHFEVDFAGRATVDDLTPLGRTQIGMKT, encoded by the coding sequence ATGGCTTTGCATATCGACGACCTGCCAGCGGCTATCCGCCGGGCGAAGCAGGAACTGCGGGAGAGACTGCCCAACTACAAGGCCGTGTTCGCCGAGGTCGAATCGGCCATGCAAGAGGAGGCGCATCGCATCGCGCAGCTTCGCGACCGGGGTCAGCCCGTCATCCCCGAAATCGCGTTCGGGGACATCGCCGGCAATCGGGTTAGCGCGGAGCAGATCGCGCTCGTGAAGGCGCGCGGCGCCTGTGTTATTCGCCAGGTATTCGACCGCTCGCTCGTTGAGCAGTGGGACGCCGACATTGCGGACTATGTCGAGCGAAACGATCTCGACCGCAAGCTGCTCCATCGCGCCGAAGACAAATACTTCGGCCAACTGGCCTCGAGCAAGCCACAGATCTACGGCGTCTACTGGTCAAAGCCGCAAGTGCTCGCGCGCCAGTCGCAGGAACTGACGCAGGCGCGCGTGTTCCTGAACCGGCTATGGCTCACCGAGAGCGAAGGCCGCGTGCATTTCGACCCGAATCATGTGCCGGCTTATGCAGACCGGCTGCGCCGCCGGCCGCCTGGCTCCGAATCGCTGGGACTCTCGGCCCACTGCGACGGCGGTTCGGTCGAGCGCTGGATCGAAGCGAACTTCCGCAACGTCTACCGCCACGTCTTCTCCGGAAACTGGCGCGACTACGACGCGTTCGACGCGGCGTGGCGCACTGACGTCGAAGAGATTCCATCACCCGCTGTCTGCTCGATGTTCCGCACGTTTCAGGGCTGGACGGCGCTCACGCAGCAAGGCCCAGGCGACGGCACGCTGCAACTCGTGCCCATTGCGAACGCGATGGTCTATATCCTGCTGCGCGCGCTGCAGGACGACATTGCCGACGACGACCTGTGCGGCGCGATGCCGGGCCGGGCGCTGTCGATCAAGCCGGAGTATCACGCGCCGCTTTTCCACGCGCTTTCGTCGATTCCCCTGATGCAGCCAGGCGACACCGTCTTCTGGCATAGCGACGTCATTCATGCCGTGGAAGATGCGCATCGCGGCAAGGGCTATAGCAACGTGATGTACATCGCTTCGGCGCCGTCGTGCGCCAAGAACGATGCGTATCTTGCGCGGCAGCTGCCGAGCTTCCTCGAAGGCAAGAGTCCGCCCGATTTCCCGACGGACCATTTTGAAGTCGATTTCGCTGGCCGCGCAACGGTCGATGATCTGACGCCGCTCGGACGCACGCAGATCGGGATGAAGACCTAG